A region of Plasmodium falciparum 3D7 genome assembly, chromosome: 12 DNA encodes the following proteins:
- a CDS encoding erythrocyte membrane protein 1, PfEMP1 translates to MGPPSTAPDYSSAKDAKELLDKIGQQVHDKVKSESNGFKDELEGSLSLAKVSGVELADTLDPCKLIKEKHENLIGARGDPCGKDGTGKEDDSKRFSKESGAECDEKKIKDNKSKGGNNEGACAPYRRLSLCNKNMEKMGRTSTTKHDLLLDVCMAANYEAESLIPYHDQYEATYKDYGSTMCTMLARSFADIGDIIRGRDLYSGNKVKKKKLDDSLKTIFGKIYEGLTGGVKERYTNDGGDFFQLREDWWTANRETVWKAMTCSEHLKNSAYFRVTCSDKQGESIANHKCRCPMTSDGKPNDQVPTYFDYVPQYLRWFEEWAEDFCRKKKIYVGIVKKYCLDETEEKYCSLNGCDCTQTVRAKGKLRYGNRCTDCLFACHRYEKWIDNQRKQFLKQRNKYADEIKKYINEASSSSGSGRQRRGARNENYDGYESKFYDILKNKRYENVDAFLGLLNNEKACQAVTDDKGGRINFKNVNSGKNSGGGESGDRGKGASSTSDTSGTNDETKGTFYRSKYCQPCPICGMKKKGGKWEAKNDDKCKRGKLYEPTSSAKPTEIKILKSGENHDDIEKKLEAFCETQNRSDGSSSVHVGGGSGGGGGSGGGGGSGGGGGSGGGGGSGGGGGSGGGGGSGGGGGSGGGGGSGGGGGSGGGGGSGGGGGSGGGGGSGGGGGSGGGGGSGGGGGSGGGGGSGSKSDSQKLYEEWKCYKHDEVQKVQGQGEEEDEDEVEEEDDLKSAGGLCILPNPKKKEESEAKSQNEPEQFQKTFYDFFTYWVAHMLKDSIHWRTEKLDKCINNTNGKQTKCRKGCKGDCDCFLKWVNEKKTEWGKIKDHFKTQEGLDNEGENGIPESTRFGFTHDVVLGEFLELQFLNENNEENSKNSLDSEEIKHLKNLRDIIKKKNQQAGAGATGKRTIMDELIDYEEGIAKDCQQKCQETQKPQQVDRDLARSATGPRDPSSPAAPTAGPVESAAVDDEDDDNEEEEEEEEEEDEKEEVGGSDVVEEKEEKEEEKEPEEQVEPQPAATTTQNDVKVCDTVDKLFKDTTALQDACNLKYVKGKNYGWRCVAPSHTTSETTGKSESATSSSGATTAPAPSLTSPQATASANSANSVSSAVCIPPRRRRLYVGKLEQWASGGNTQGGGGNTQVTPQAGGSEAQTQPQGKDAASTSPQVALLRDAFIQSAAIETFFLWHKYKMEKKKEKEETQGQVYKQTDDEDKTPQELLNSGKIPDGFLRQMFYTLADYKDILFSGDKDKKNGYSDIINGDKEMKAKEEKIKEAIQKFFEQTRGAIPPPPSGTTPSSWWEQHAESIWNGMICALTYTDNSDTVAKGKASITQDTDLKDALWDENGATNEPIKYKYTEATASGDNTPLTQFVLRPPYFRYLEEWGETFCRQRTRMLAKIRGECVKSGSERCSGDGEDCNDQLDADPTIVRDFLCSTCGRHCSFYKKWIQRKKEEFTEQYNAYGGQKTKCQTESETAKEFCGTLNTFNDAAKFLERLKSGPCKNNENVEDNGKDKLDFSKPNETFVPATNCKPCSSFKIDCKKAKCSNRDDTNVGFNCKKNGNGYITSDHIKNEDNFTDTIDMLVSDDNKNKSETVLEACEGADIFEGIKENKWKCGNVCGYVVCKPENGNGKIVNGKPNGENQIIIIRALFKRWLEYFLEDYNKIRKKLKPCMNNSDGSPCIDNYKKKYQCVLQWISRKEEEWKKIKEHYEKQKPKNGDNNMKSLVTDILSGLYPQTDVNKAIKPCKGLTKFESFCGLNRTESSKIKDGTPKDVVECLFQKIQKKIEECKQKHPQPSANNCTTSPTSDTPPDDEEDLLHEEEENQVKAPEICPTPQQEPEAEDEGECKAASPATSEEQTNQTSNPHETPVLKPEEEATAPTSPPRPPLVTSTLAWSVGIGFAAFTYFYLKKKTKSSVGNLFQILQIPKGDYDIPTLKSTNRYIPYASDRHKGKTYIYMEGDTSGDEDKYAFMSDTTDVTSSESEYEELDINDIYVPGSPKYKTLIEVVLEPSKRDTQNDMPSDDIPSDIPNSDTPPPITDDEWNQLKKDFISNMLQNTQNTEPNILRDNVDNNTHPTPSRHTLDQKPFIMSIHDRNLLNGEEYNYDMSTNSGENNVYSGIDPTSDNRDPYSDKKDPISGTKDPISDNHHPYSGIDLINAALNGDYDLYDEILKRKENELFGTNHVKQTSTHSVAKNTNSDPVMNQLDLFHKWLDRHRDMCEKWDTNNKKEELLDKLKEEWNKDNNKHNGENTINKTLNTDVSIHIHMDDPKPTNEFSNMDTYPNNSSMDNILDDLEKYNEPYYDVQDDIYYDVNDHDASTVDSNNMDVPSKVKLEMSVKNTQMMEEKYPIGDVWDI, encoded by the exons atgggTCCCCCGTCGACTGCGCCTGACTATAGTAGTGCCAAAGATGCAAAGGAACTTTTGGATAAAATTGGGCAACAAGTGCACGACAAAGTGAAAAGTGAATCAAATGGTTTTAAAGATGAATTGGAAGGAAGTTTGTCACTAGCAAAAGTTTCCGGTGTGGAATTAGCTGACACCCTTGATCCGTGCAAacttataaaagaaaaacatgAGAACCTTATTGGTGCTCGCGGTGATCCGTGCGGAAAGGATGGAACAGGAAAAGAAGACGATTCAAAACGTTTTTCTAAAGAAAGTGGCGCTGAATGtgatgagaaaaaaataaaagataataaaagtaaaggAGGTAATAATGAAGGAGCGTGTGCTCCATATAGACGATTATCTCTATGtaacaaaaatatggaaaaaatggGCAGAACGTCGACAACGAAGCATGATTTGTTGTTAGATGTGTGTATGGCAGCAAATTACGAGGCAGAGTCATTAATACCTTATCATGACCAATATGAAGCAACATATAAGGATTATGGTTCTACAATGTGTACTATGTTGGCACGAAGTTTTGCAGACATAGGTGATATTATAAGAGGAAGAGATCTATACAGTGGTAATaaggtgaaaaaaaaaaaattagatgaTAGTTTGAAAACAATTTTCGGGAAAATATATGAAGGATTGACAGGTGGTGTAAAAGAACGCTACACAAATGACGGTGGAGATTTCTTTCAATTACGAGAAGATTGGTGGACTGCGAATCGAGAAACAGTATGGAAAGCCATGACATGTAGCGAGCACCTAAAAAATTCTGCATATTTTCGTGTAACATGCAGTGATAAACAAGGTGAATCTATAGCTAATCACAAATGTCGATGTCCCATGACAAGTGATGGCAAGCCCAACGACCAAGTCCCCACATATTTTGACTATGTGCCGCAGTATCTTCGGTGGTTCGAAGAATGGGCCGAAGATTTTtgtaggaaaaaaaaaatatatgttggaatagttaaaaaatattgtcTTGATGAAacagaagaaaaatattgtaGTCTTAATGGCTGCGATTGCACACAAACTGTTAGAGCAAAAGGTAAGTTGCGTTATGGTAATAGATGCACGGACTGTTTGTTTGCATGTCATCGTTATGAAAAATGGATAGATAACCAACGAAAACAATTTCTAAAACAACGAAACAAATACGCTgacgaaataaaaaaatatataaacgaAGCATCAAGTAGTAGTGGTAGTGGGAGGCAAAGACGAGGTGCACGTAACGAAAATTATGATGGATATGAAAGTAAATTTTATGACATACTTAAAAATAAGAGATATGAAAACGTTGATGCTTTTTTGggattattaaataatgaaaaagcaTGTCAAGCTGTTACTGACGACAAAGGAGGAAGAATTAATTTCAAAAACGTTAATAGTGGTAAAAATAGTGGTGGTGGTGAAAGTGGTGATCGTGGTAAGGGTGCTAGTAGTACTAGTGATACTAGTGGTACTAATGATGAAACAAAAGGAACCTTTTATCGTTCAAAATATTGCCAACCATGTCCTATTTGTGGAATGAAAAAGAAAGGTGGTAAATGGGAAgctaaaaatgatgataaatgCAAGCGTGGAAAACTTTATGAGCCTACAAGTAGCGCAAAACCTACTGAAATTAAAATCCTTAAAAGTGGTGAAAACCATGatgatattgaaaaaaaattagaggCGTTTTGCGAAACACAAAATCGTAGTGATGGTAGTAGTAGTGTTCACGTTGGTGGTGGTAGTGGTGGTGGTGGTGGTAGTGGTGGTGGTGGTGGTAGTGGTGGTGGTGGTGGTAGTGGTGGTGGTGGTGGTAGTGGTGGTGGTGGTGGTAGTGGTGGTGGTGGTGGTAGTGGTGGTGGTGGTGGTAGTGGTGGTGGTGGTGGTAGTGGTGGTGGTGGTGGTAGTGGTGGTGGTGGTGGTAGTGGTGGTGGTGGTGGTAGTGGTGGTGGTGGTGGTAGTGGTGGTGGTGGTGGTAGTGGTGGTGGTGGTGGTAGTGGTGGTGGTGGTGGTAGTGGTGGTGGTGGTGGTAGTGGTAGTAAAAGTGATAGTCAGAAATTGTATGAAGAATGGAAATGTTATAAACATGACGAGGTACAGAAAGTGCAGGGTCAGGGTGAGGAAGAGGATGAAGACGAAGTCGAGGAGGAGGACGATTTAAAAAGTGCAGGCGGATTATGTATATTGCCAAaccccaaaaaaaaagaagaaagtgAAGCCAAATCTCAAAACGAACCTGAGCAATTCCAAAAGACATTCTAtgatttttttacatattggGTTGCACATATGTTAAAAGATTCCATACATTGGAGAACAGAAAAACTCGATAAGTGTATAAATAACACTAATGGTAAGCAAACAAAATGTAGAAAAGGATGCAAAGGTGATTGCGattgttttttaaaatgggttaatgaaaagaaaaccGAATGGGGGAAAATAAAAGACCATTTTAAAACGCAAGAAGGTCTTGACAATGAAGGAGAAAATGGCATTCCTGAAAGTACTCGCTTCGGATTCACGCATGATGTTGTTCTTGGAGAGTTTTTGGAATTACAATTTTTGAATGAAAATAACGAAGAAAATTCCAAAAATAGTCTGGATTCAGAGGAAATAAAACACCTAAAAAACCTTCGCGatatcattaaaaaaaaaaatcaacaaGCAGGAGCTGGTGCCACTGGAAAAAGAACTATAATGGATGAATTGATCGACTACGAAGAAGGAATTGCCAAAGACTGCCAACAAAAATGCCAAGAAACGCAAAAACCACAACAAGTAGATAGAGACCTCGCCCGCTCCGCCACCGGCCCACGTGACCCATCATCACCTGCCGCCCCCACTGCCGGCCCTGTTGAATCCGCCGCTGTTGATGACGAAGATGACGACAACGAAGAAGAGgaggaagaagaagaagaggaAGACGAAAAGGAGGAAGTCGGCGGCAGTGACGTCGTCGAGGAGAAAGAGGAAAAGGAGGAGGAGAAAGAACCAGAGGAGCAGGTGGAACCACAACCAGCAGCAACAACAACACAAAACGATGTAAAGGTGTGCGACACAGTGGACAAACTATTTAAAGACACCACTGCTCTACAGGATGCatgtaatttaaaatatgtgaAAGGCAAAAACTACGGTTGGAGGTGTGTGGCACCAAGTCATACCACAAGTGAAACCACTGGAAAAAGTGAATCCGCCACATCTAGTAGTGGTGCCACCACCGCTCCGGCGCCTTCATTGACCTCGCCGCAAGCTACCGCATCCGCCAACTCGGCCAATTCCGTCTCCTCCGCGGTGTGTATCCCTCCCAGGAGACGACGATTATATGTGGGGAAATTGGAACAGTGGGCGAGTGGCGGTAACACACAGGGGGGTGGTGGTAACACACAGGTGACACCACAAGCGGGTGGTAGTGAGGCACAGACACAACCACAAGGCAAGGACGCCGCGTCGACATCGCCACAAGTGGCTCTCCTCCGCGACGCGTTCATCCAATCTGCGGCAATAGAGACGTTTTTTTTATGGCATAAGTATAAAatggagaaaaaaaaggaaaaagaggAAACACAAGGACAGGTATATAAACAAACCGATGACGAAGACAAAACCCCCCAAGAATTGTTAAATAGTGGCAAAATACCTGATGGTTTCTTGCGTCAAATGTTTTATACCCTAGCAGACTacaaagatatattatttagtgGTGATAAAGACAAGAAGAATGGTTACAGCGACATAATTAATGGTGATAAAGAAATGAAAGCAAAAGaagagaaaataaaagaagcTATACAAAAGTTTTTCGAACAAACTCGTGGTGCCATCCCCCCTCCTCCTAGTGGTACAACCCCCTCCTCCTGGTGGGAACAACACGCCGAATCTATCTGGAATGGAATGATTTGTGCACTAACATATACCGACAACAGCGACACTGTCGCAAAAGGTAAAGCATCCATTACGCAGGATACGGATTTGAAAGATGCACTTTGGGACGAAAACGGTGCCACTAACGAGCCCATCAAATACAAATACACCGAAGCCACAGCCAGTGGTGATAACACCCCCCTCACCCAATTTGTGTTACGCCCACCCTATTTCCGTTACCTTGAAGAATGGGGTGAAACATTTTGTCGACAAAGGACACGTATGCTGGCGAAAATACGGGGGGAGTGTGTGAAAAGTGGTAGTGAACGTTGTAGTGGGGATGGGGAAGATTGTAACGATCAGCTTGATGCAGATCCTACTATTGTTCGGGATTTTTTGTGTTCGACGTGTGGCAGACATTGtagtttttataaaaagtggatacaaagaaaaaaagaagaatttaCTGAACAATATAATGCATATGGTGGACAAAAAACGAAATGCCAAACGGAAAGTGAGACTGCTAAAGAATTTTGTGGAACACTAAATACATTCAATGACGCTGCAAAATTTTTAGAGAGGTTAAAATCCGGACcatgtaaaaataatgagAATGTAGAGGATAATGGAAAGGATAAATTAGATTTTAGTAAACCAAATGAAACATTTGTACCTGCAACAAATTGTAAACCATGTTCTTCATTTAAAATAGATTGTAAAAAAGCTAAATGCAGTAATCGTGATGATACAAACGTGGGGTTCAATTGCAAAAAGAATGGAAATGGTTATATTACTTCAgatcatattaaaaatgaagacaATTTTACTGACACAATAGATATGCTTGTGAGTGatgacaataaaaataaatctgAAACTGTTTTAGAGGCTTGTGAAGGTGCCGATATTTTTGAAggtattaaagaaaataaatggaAATGTGGTAATGTATGTGGTTATGTTGTATGTAAGCCGGAAAATGGCAATGGGAAAATAGTCAATGGAAAACCAAATGGTGAAAaccaaattataataattagaGCACTGTTTAAACGATGGCtagaatattttttagaagattataataaaattagaaaaaaattaaagccGTGTATGAATAATAGTGATGGATCTCCATGTatagataattataaaaaaaaatatcaatgTGTTTTACAATGGATAAGTAGGAAAGAGGAagaatggaaaaaaataaaagaacatTACGAAAAACAAAAACCTAAAAATGGTGACAATAACATGAAATCTTTGGTTACAGATATTTTGAGTGGTTTGTATCCTCAAACTGATGTTAACAAAGCTATAAAACCTTGTAAAGGTTTAACGAAGTTCGAGAGTTTTTGTGGTCTTAATCGTACTGAGAGctcaaaaataaaagatggTACACCAAAAGATGTCGTAGAATGTTTGTTTCAAAagattcaaaaaaaaattgaggAGTGCAAACAGAAACACCCCCAACCTAGTGCCAACAACTGTACCACATCCCCCACATCAGACACCCCCCCTGATGATGAAGAGGACTTACTCCATGAAGAGGAAGAAAACCAAGTGAAAGCGCCAGAAATTTGTCCAACACCACAACAAGAACCAGAAGCAGAGGATGAAGGCGAATGTAAAGCAGCATCACCAGCAACTAGTGAGGAACAAACCAACCAAACCAGCAACCCCCATGAAACCCCCGTTCTCAAACCCGAAGAAGAAGCAACGGCGCCTACATCACCACCAAGACCCCCCCTGGTGACATCCACCCTCGCCTGGAGCGTTGGCATCGGTTTTGCTGCATTcacttatttttatctaaag aaaaaaaccAAATCATCTGTTGGAAATTTATTCCAAATACTGCAAATACCCAAAGGTGATTATGATATACCTACATTGAAATCAACCAATCGTTATATTCCTTATGCAAGTGATAGACATAAAggtaaaacatatatttatatggaaGGAGATACTAGTGGAGATGAAGATAAATATGCATTTATGTCTGATACTACTGATGTAACTTCCTCAGAAAGTGAGTATGAAGAATTggatataaatgatatatatgtaccaGGTAGtcctaaatataaaacattgatAGAAGTAGTACTGGAACCATCAAAAAGAGATACACAAAATGATATGCCTAGTGATGATATACCTAGTGATATACCAAATAGTGACACACCACCACCCATTACTGATGATGAATGGAATCAATTGAAAAAAGATTTTATATCTAATATGTTACAAAATACACAAAATACGGAACCAAATATTTTACGTGATAATGTGGATAATAATACCCATCCCACCCCATCACGTCATACGTTGGACCAAAAACCTTTTATTATGTCTATTCATGATAGAAATTTACTTAATGGAGAAGAATACAATTATGATATGAGCACTAACAGTGGTGAAAATAATGTATACAGTGGTATTGATCCAACAAGTGATAACCGTGATCCTTATAGTGATAAAAAGGATCCAATTAGTGGTACAAAAGATCCAATTAGTGATAACCATCATCCTTATAGTGGTATAGATTTAATCAATGCCGCACTAAATGGTGATTATGACCTTTACGATGAAATATTGAAacgaaaagaaaatgaattatttggGACAAATCATGTGAAACAAACGAGTACACATAGTGTTgcaaaaaatacaaatagtGATCCTGTAATGAACCAACTAGATTTGTTCCATAAATGGTTAGATAGACATAGAGATATGTGCGAAAAGTGGGAtacaaacaataaaaaagagGAATTGttagataaattaaaagaagaatggaataaagataataacaAACATAATGGTGAAAATACTATTAACAAAACGTTGAATACTGATGTTtccatacatatacatatggaTGATCCTAAACCTACAAATGAATTTTCAAATATGGATACATACCCTAATAATTCTTCTATGGATAATATCTTGGATGATctggaaaaatataatgaacctTATTATGATGTGCAAgatgatatttattatgatgtAAATGATCATGACGCATCAACTGtggatagtaataatatggatgTACCTAGTAAAGTAAAACTTGAAATGAGTGTGAAGAATACGCAAATGATGGAAGAAAAATATCCTATAGGAGATGTGTGGGATATATGA